The Bacteroides ovatus genomic interval AATGTTCGATTTCATCGAGAGTGAATTGAAAGACTACTGTCTGGCAGCTTTGCCCTCCAAGAGTGGACAATCCGGAAACGGTAGCCAACAGGGACAGTTTACGAAAGCTGCTGCGGCATCCTTATTGGTGCGTCTCTATCTGAATGCGGAGGTATGGATCGGTCAGGCGAAATGGCAGGAATGTATCGATATGTGTAAACGTATCACGGGAGGAGAGTTCGGATATTATGCGATTGCGGATAACTGGTATGAACCTTTCGACTGGAACAATGAAATGTGCAATGAGGTGATCTTCGGTTTTCCCGGTTCTTACGGGCTGACCAGCTGGCATCTGCAAAATGACAGAAGAACGGTTTACGGACGTGGTTTGCCTTATGGTAGTGCGTATTATCTGAAAATAGAGGGAAATGGCGAACGGAATCCGAAATACGCGCTTTCACCGAGCTATGACAATCAGCAGCCACGAGAACTGTTCGACTATGGATTGGGAATGGTTACCCGGAAGTTTGCTAAGTATCAGGGAGACATACGTTATAAGCAATATGTAAACACTGGTAACAATACCCGTGAAGGTATGTTCTTTCTCGAAGGTAAGATTGCCAACTCCGCTGTCAGCGGAGGATATGCTAAGAATCCGGACAATCAATATGTGATTTATTTGCGTGACCAGGTCGGACGATTCGAAGGGAATGCAGAGTCAGGCTATATCTCCAATCCGGCTTATAAGGAATCTAAATTGGGTAATGGTGACTTCAACTCCGGACTTTACTGTGTGAAGTATCCTTTCTATCCGTTTACCGGAGGTTATTATATTGAGTCCGACTATACAGAGATTCGTTTGGCAGAGATTATTTATTCTCAAGCTGAAGCTCTTCTCCGTCTCGGACAGGCGGGTGAGGCTGGTAAATTGTTGAACAGCGTGCGTAAGCGTAACTACGAAAACTTTACAGCAAATATCGCTTACCAGCCGGAAGGCAACGTGGTACTCGATCGGAAAGAAATGCTGGATGAGTGGGGACGGGAATTTCTGGCGGAAAGCCGTCGTCGTACAGACTTGATTCGTTTCGGCAGGTATCAGGAAGCATGGTGGGACAAACCACGGGATGCGGACAATCATTATGAGCTGTTCCCCTTGTCGCAGACACAACTGGAACAGAATGAATACCTGAAACAGAATCCCGGTTATCCGGATATTGCCCGGTGAAATCGGTGAATTTGCGATTATTCTTATCTAATGTACAAGTTAAAAAAGAAAGAAAATGAAAAATAGTTTATTCATAATATCGAAGCTATGTATGCTGGCTTTCATTCTCCTGTTGGCACAGGGATGCCAGGAAGACTATGAGATGATAGACCCGCCGCTGATGACCGACTACGACGATGATCTGGACGAAGAAGTGATTATGCAGAAAGGGCTGGAGAGTTACTTTGTGACTCAATTCGGTGAAGGTGAGATGGATGGTAGTTCCTGGGAACAGGCGTTGGATGTGGCTGGTTTCCGTAAGCTGTTGAGCGGTTCTGTCGATCTGTCCAAGAGTACGATTTACATGAGTCAGGGGAAATATGTCATGTCCGAAGAAAGTGGACTTGGTGTAATCGTTCGTAAGAATGTAAAGGCGATTAAGGGCGGATATAGTCAGTTTAGCGAAGGGACCGATGTTTCGGCACGTGATATAGATACATATGTGACTGTTATCAGCGGCGATGTGAACGGAAATAAACAGGCGGATGCCGGTGATTGTGGTTTGTTATTGGTGAAGAAAGGGCATATTACCATTGAGGGAGTTACTTTCCAATATGGATATGTTTCTGAAGCGGATGCCAGTACAACCGAATGTGGTAGTGGAATTTATGTGAGCGGCGGTGCCGGTGATACTTCCATCGAGTTGACCGACTGCGTGATTAGAGATTGTACATCAGGAGTAACGACTTCTGCCAAGCAGGGTGGTCCGGCAGTCTTTGTCTTGTCGGGACAGGTACGGCTGAATAATGTGAACTTGCTGGATAACACGGCTGTC includes:
- a CDS encoding RagB/SusD family nutrient uptake outer membrane protein; its protein translation is MKITKYIIGLSMMAGTVLGLPSCTDLSETVYDQVMSKNYYNTKQDVINAVFRPFEHMYCCIWIRHENEELPADQLITPTRGTWWYDGGLWEMYHRHQYDDINQGDWLSEWENFYVGIGQCNMVLDDLNQLNPSNFGLSDSEFESFKAQLRCMRAWGYLRLLNTHRNCILTTTSDQAVNELPENRKQVSPQVMFDFIESELKDYCLAALPSKSGQSGNGSQQGQFTKAAAASLLVRLYLNAEVWIGQAKWQECIDMCKRITGGEFGYYAIADNWYEPFDWNNEMCNEVIFGFPGSYGLTSWHLQNDRRTVYGRGLPYGSAYYLKIEGNGERNPKYALSPSYDNQQPRELFDYGLGMVTRKFAKYQGDIRYKQYVNTGNNTREGMFFLEGKIANSAVSGGYAKNPDNQYVIYLRDQVGRFEGNAESGYISNPAYKESKLGNGDFNSGLYCVKYPFYPFTGGYYIESDYTEIRLAEIIYSQAEALLRLGQAGEAGKLLNSVRKRNYENFTANIAYQPEGNVVLDRKEMLDEWGREFLAESRRRTDLIRFGRYQEAWWDKPRDADNHYELFPLSQTQLEQNEYLKQNPGYPDIAR
- a CDS encoding right-handed parallel beta-helix repeat-containing protein, translating into MKNSLFIISKLCMLAFILLLAQGCQEDYEMIDPPLMTDYDDDLDEEVIMQKGLESYFVTQFGEGEMDGSSWEQALDVAGFRKLLSGSVDLSKSTIYMSQGKYVMSEESGLGVIVRKNVKAIKGGYSQFSEGTDVSARDIDTYVTVISGDVNGNKQADAGDCGLLLVKKGHITIEGVTFQYGYVSEADASTTECGSGIYVSGGAGDTSIELTDCVIRDCTSGVTTSAKQGGPAVFVLSGQVRLNNVNLLDNTAVGRGGAVRCNSKTAVVFMNGCLLKGNSHNGSWGNGIQMSEGHICINNTTLIDNMGTGAALNGGGSILLTNNTIIGNTSDSHGAVRCETGVGGDTKFINNLLLSENPSAPSFNLNGSNFEAFSKGYNVYQRVTGITMSASDTAYPNPVNGTLDEKGVYVWDLNQIGSVKGYATKQAVIEVAKSFNPVASPIANLGEVFVEWVGEDAFGIDQREVTRNANKMQAGAYDAVLTN